The genomic region TCAAGCTCGTCGATCATGTCAGCCGTCATGATGACATTCCGCAGTTGAAGTATGACATGGCCCTCTTCATCTCGGCGGGTGCGCCCTACGATCCGCATTCATCCCTGACGACGTATTTCCTGAGCACCTACCGCACCGGAACTGACGGCAAGATGTTCATGGATGCTAAGAATCTCGATCCGCTCGTACTCGCTGCGCTCTCTGCAAGTGCCGCAGATGCGCCAGCCGCCTACCAGGCATTCTATGACTGGCTGGAAGATCACCATGCGATTGTGCCGATCTATCACGCATCGCGGATCTGGGCACATGGCGAACGAGTCAAGAACTTCCACATTCCGCCAACCGAGTACGAGATGCCCCACGAAGGCATCAGCTTGAGCTGATCGGTCAATCTCCCACGGAGGAAACAATCATGGGACGTCTCGTGCTCCGGCGGATGCTGGGTGCAGTCACGTTGATTGCTATCGCTTCGATCTTCTGCTTCATGCTCATCGCAACGTTCCCGGGGAACGTTGCGCTGGTCATCGCTGAGCAGAGATCGGCTACTGTCTCGACCGCGGTGGTTGAGCAGATCGAAAAAGAATATGGACTCCGCGACCCTCTCCTGGTGCGGTATGGCCGTTGGCTTGGTGAAACGGCAAGTGGCAATCTTGGACGGTCGCTTCGCACAAACGAGGACGTGGCCAGCACGCTGATGCAGCGCGCTGTGCCAACGGCGACCCTGATCATGTGCGGCGGCGTGTTTGCTCTGTTCTTCGGGCTGACACTCAGCTTCCTCGGCGCATTGTTCCCGAGAACGATCATCGACCGAGGGACCCGCGCAATAGCGCTGGTGGGAGCTTCCATGCCGAAGTTCTTCGTCGCAGCGCTGCTTGTCTATGCGTTCGGCGTGTTGTTGCGTGCCCTGCCTACCTTCGGGTTCGACGGCCCTGCATCCTGGATCCTTCCTGCCGTATCCATCGGCATCGTGCCCGGCGCCTTGATCAGCCGCGTAACGCGCGTTGCATTGGAGGAAGCGATGGCGCGTCCATATGTGACAACCGCCATCAGCAAGGGGCTAAGCCGCACGAGGATACTCATCGTCGATGCTCTTCCCAATGTGTTGCCCGTGGCAGTCAACGCCTTCGGCATCCACTTTGCCTACATGGTACAGGCAGCGATCGTCATCGAGCCGATCTTCGCCTGGCCGGGTGTCGCATCATACTTCGTCGATGCAGCCCGCTTCCGGGACTACGTCGTGCTCCAGTCGAGCCTTCTGATGTTCTCGATCTTTTTCATCCTGGTGAACCTTGTCGTCGATCTGGTCGTGCTGACCATCGATCCCAAGCAGCGCCGACCACGGAGGGCGTGATGTTGCCAATCGCTCAAGCTTTCAAACGGATCATTCGCGTCGGCTGGCCAGCACTTGCCCTTGTCGGGATCTTCCTCCTCGCGGGCATCTTCGCTCCTGTTATCGCACCTTACGACCCCTCTGCCCAAGATCTCATGATGAGCAACGAAGGCATGTCGTGGGCCCATCTCCTCGGCACCGACAACCTCGGCCGGGACACCGCAAGCCGCCTGCTGATGGGCGCGCAGACGACATTGTTCGCTGTGACGACCGTCGTCATCCTCGCATTAATGATAGGGGTGACGATCGGATCGATCGCAGGCTTTGTGGGCGGAATCGTCGATGAGGTTATCATGCGCTTCGTCGACTTCGGTCTGAGCATCCCAAGCAATATCGTGGCACTGTCGGTTATCGGCGTCTTCGGGCCATCCTACGGCAACATGATCATCGCGCTGACGATCGCATGGGTTCCGAGCTATGCGCGACTGAGCCGTGCGACCGTCGCTGCCACTGTCCACCAACCTCATATCGAGAGCCTGTGGGTGCTTGGGGCAAGCAACACGCGGATCCTCTGTCGGCACCTGATCCCGACCGCAGTTGCAGCAGTGCTCGTCTATGCAAGCGCGGACGCCGGAATCCTGGCGCTGACAATCGCAACCTTGTCCTTCCTCGGACTCGGCGTGCAGCCCCCGATGGCGGAATGGGGACAGATGCTGGTTGATGCGCTTCCCTACATCGAGGAAAGTCCGAGACAGGTTATCCTGCCGGGTATCGCACTCACGATCATGGTCACTGGATTCAACTTGCTCGGTGAGGGGCTGGCTCTCGCCAAGGCTCCCAGGCGCTTGAGCTGGAAGCTCCTGCGCCTGCGCCGTGAAGTTGTTGCCAAGGAGGTCAACGCATGATGACCAACATCAACCCAAAGCCCTTGCTTCGAGTCGAGAACCTCTCGGTTACCCTGCATACCGAATCCATGTCCATCCGGCCTGTCCGCAACGTCAGCTATG from Sinorhizobium mexicanum harbors:
- a CDS encoding ABC transporter permease; translation: MGRLVLRRMLGAVTLIAIASIFCFMLIATFPGNVALVIAEQRSATVSTAVVEQIEKEYGLRDPLLVRYGRWLGETASGNLGRSLRTNEDVASTLMQRAVPTATLIMCGGVFALFFGLTLSFLGALFPRTIIDRGTRAIALVGASMPKFFVAALLVYAFGVLLRALPTFGFDGPASWILPAVSIGIVPGALISRVTRVALEEAMARPYVTTAISKGLSRTRILIVDALPNVLPVAVNAFGIHFAYMVQAAIVIEPIFAWPGVASYFVDAARFRDYVVLQSSLLMFSIFFILVNLVVDLVVLTIDPKQRRPRRA
- a CDS encoding ABC transporter permease, which gives rise to MLPIAQAFKRIIRVGWPALALVGIFLLAGIFAPVIAPYDPSAQDLMMSNEGMSWAHLLGTDNLGRDTASRLLMGAQTTLFAVTTVVILALMIGVTIGSIAGFVGGIVDEVIMRFVDFGLSIPSNIVALSVIGVFGPSYGNMIIALTIAWVPSYARLSRATVAATVHQPHIESLWVLGASNTRILCRHLIPTAVAAVLVYASADAGILALTIATLSFLGLGVQPPMAEWGQMLVDALPYIEESPRQVILPGIALTIMVTGFNLLGEGLALAKAPRRLSWKLLRLRREVVAKEVNA